From one Paenibacillus sp. FSL K6-1330 genomic stretch:
- the ade gene encoding adenine deaminase produces the protein MSSSKRQKRYEVSRKLGKVALGQEPADLVIKNGTLVNVFTGELQEQVDVAMASGRIAYIGNADHTIGEGTRVIEANGRYISPGLLDGHMHVESTMLTVTEFAKAAIVSGTTGVYMDPHEIANVFGMEGVRWMHEEGQQLPMKVFTTVPSCVPSTFDLEDAGAQLGVADIEEGLTWPGVAGLGEVMNFPGVVYGDPTMSGEIEATLRAGKTVTGHFPAEDVRMLQAYMATGVSSDHETVTREQALEKVRLGMHLMIREGSAWQDVKEVVKVITVDKVRTDNISLVTDDVYPQTLLRLGHMNHVVRRAMEEGVDPVTAIQLGTINVARYFGMDMELGSISPGKTADILLIDDLKSMVPSVVITDGEVVAENGRLVKAFPVYQYPEKAFNSVRLQRSLTADDFLLRSKFDAARTEVNVVRVIENSARTAKMTAVLSVEQGVIQPDLDQDVVQLACIERHGTTGQISLGFASGFGLKSGAVASTVAHDSHNLLVMGTNAEDMALAANELAACGGGMIVVRDGKVLAKVAMPIAGLLADRPVEIVAEEVAALEEAWKELGCYIHAPFMTFSLIALPVIPEIRITNRGIADVTEFKLIETEIGAVQ, from the coding sequence ATGAGTTCAAGCAAGAGACAGAAACGATACGAGGTTAGCCGGAAGCTGGGAAAGGTTGCCTTAGGACAGGAGCCTGCCGATCTGGTCATCAAGAACGGCACGCTGGTGAATGTGTTTACAGGCGAGCTTCAGGAGCAGGTGGACGTGGCCATGGCATCCGGACGCATCGCTTATATCGGCAACGCAGATCATACGATCGGGGAAGGGACTCGGGTCATCGAAGCGAATGGCCGCTATATCTCGCCAGGCCTGCTCGACGGTCATATGCATGTGGAGAGCACGATGCTCACCGTGACCGAGTTTGCCAAGGCGGCTATCGTTAGTGGAACGACTGGGGTTTATATGGATCCCCATGAGATTGCCAACGTATTCGGCATGGAAGGTGTGCGCTGGATGCATGAGGAGGGGCAGCAACTGCCGATGAAGGTGTTCACCACCGTTCCTTCGTGTGTACCGTCGACCTTTGATCTGGAGGATGCTGGGGCGCAGCTGGGCGTAGCCGACATTGAGGAAGGGCTGACATGGCCCGGTGTTGCCGGGCTTGGCGAAGTGATGAATTTCCCGGGCGTCGTGTATGGCGATCCGACCATGAGCGGGGAGATCGAAGCCACGCTGCGTGCGGGCAAGACGGTGACAGGACATTTTCCGGCAGAGGATGTCCGGATGCTGCAGGCATATATGGCAACCGGCGTAAGCTCCGACCATGAAACGGTAACCAGAGAGCAGGCCTTGGAGAAGGTTCGCCTCGGTATGCACCTGATGATCCGTGAGGGTTCAGCTTGGCAGGATGTGAAGGAAGTTGTTAAGGTTATAACGGTAGATAAGGTGCGTACAGACAATATCTCTCTGGTTACGGATGATGTGTATCCGCAGACGCTGCTGAGACTCGGACACATGAACCACGTGGTCCGCCGCGCTATGGAAGAGGGCGTGGACCCGGTTACGGCGATCCAGCTGGGAACGATCAACGTGGCTCGTTATTTCGGCATGGACATGGAGCTTGGCAGCATTTCGCCAGGCAAAACGGCAGATATTTTGCTGATTGATGATCTGAAAAGCATGGTACCTTCCGTTGTGATCACGGATGGCGAAGTGGTTGCAGAGAACGGCCGGCTCGTGAAGGCGTTCCCGGTATATCAATATCCGGAAAAAGCGTTTAACTCGGTTCGGCTGCAGCGTTCGCTTACCGCGGATGACTTCCTGCTGCGCAGCAAATTCGATGCCGCACGTACGGAAGTGAACGTGGTCCGCGTCATCGAGAACAGCGCCCGTACCGCCAAGATGACGGCGGTGCTCTCCGTTGAGCAAGGGGTGATCCAGCCAGACCTGGATCAGGACGTGGTTCAGTTGGCATGCATTGAGCGCCACGGCACGACGGGACAAATCTCGCTCGGTTTTGCCAGCGGCTTCGGACTCAAGTCCGGCGCGGTTGCGTCTACCGTTGCGCACGACAGTCACAATCTGCTTGTGATGGGTACGAATGCCGAGGATATGGCACTCGCGGCAAATGAGCTGGCGGCGTGCGGAGGCGGCATGATCGTAGTACGGGACGGCAAGGTGCTGGCGAAGGTGGCGATGCCGATTGCCGGTTTGCTGGCGGACCGTCCGGTTGAGATCGTAGCGGAAGAAGTCGCTGCCTTGGAGGAAGCTTGGAAGGAGCTCGGATGCTATATCCATGCGCCGTTCATGACCTTCTCGCTGATTGCGCTGCCGGTGATTCCGGAAATCCGCATTACCAACCGCGGGATCGCAGACGTAACGGAATTCAAGCTCATCGAGACCGAGATTGGCGCGGTTCAATAA
- a CDS encoding NAD(P)H-dependent oxidoreductase, whose translation MKKVLIIQGNPIKNSYGSQLAEVYARGAAESGAEVRELVLAEMEFDLNLSGGYKGKQPLEPDLQKAQELISWADHLVFVYPNWWGGMPALLKGFIDRVFLPGFAFKYRRNSPLPEQLLKGKTARLIVTMDSPYVYYRFYLGQPGHQMMKHSILKFCGVGTVRATNITQLRKMPEVARKQWLERVQRMGRKLA comes from the coding sequence ATGAAAAAGGTTTTAATTATTCAAGGCAATCCCATTAAGAACAGTTATGGCAGTCAACTGGCAGAGGTCTATGCAAGGGGGGCGGCCGAATCCGGGGCGGAGGTGCGGGAGCTGGTGCTTGCGGAGATGGAGTTTGACCTGAATCTGTCCGGTGGCTATAAGGGTAAACAACCGCTGGAGCCGGATCTGCAAAAAGCGCAAGAACTGATCTCTTGGGCGGATCATCTGGTGTTTGTATATCCGAATTGGTGGGGCGGCATGCCGGCGCTGCTCAAAGGGTTCATCGACCGGGTTTTTCTGCCGGGCTTTGCGTTTAAGTACCGTCGGAACTCGCCTTTGCCGGAGCAGCTGCTCAAAGGGAAAACGGCCCGTTTGATCGTCACGATGGATTCGCCGTACGTCTACTATCGTTTTTATCTCGGCCAGCCGGGACATCAAATGATGAAGCATTCCATTCTGAAGTTCTGCGGCGTGGGCACGGTTCGTGCCACGAACATTACGCAGCTTCGCAAAATGCCTGAAGTGGCAAGAAAGCAATGGCTTGAGCGTGTGCAGAGAATGGGTCGGAAATTGGCTTGA
- a CDS encoding TetR/AcrR family transcriptional regulator: protein MKKKPHFDSKKKDILQAAMKLFAEKGVDGVSVKEIGAAAGVTDAAIYKHFTNKDAVAAEAFEEYCSSYTRLVDDYASRPGLFAERLSALVIRVLAAYDEDKYGLLLLSQHHELFTEVLKSRGRQPLDALHDLLEQAVLQGDIPPQNTRLTAVLIIGAFSQLAISTMQGELKEPLSPLAPEVTAHLLALTGLGKGRE from the coding sequence ATGAAAAAGAAACCTCATTTCGATAGCAAGAAGAAGGATATTTTGCAGGCTGCCATGAAACTCTTCGCCGAGAAAGGCGTGGATGGCGTATCGGTGAAGGAGATCGGCGCAGCGGCGGGTGTAACGGATGCAGCGATCTATAAGCATTTTACGAATAAGGATGCCGTGGCTGCGGAAGCGTTCGAGGAATACTGCAGCAGTTATACGCGTCTGGTGGATGATTATGCTTCCCGGCCCGGCCTGTTTGCAGAGAGACTGTCGGCGCTCGTCATCCGGGTATTGGCGGCGTATGACGAGGATAAATACGGCTTGCTGCTCTTGTCCCAGCATCACGAGCTGTTTACGGAGGTGCTCAAGAGCAGGGGACGTCAGCCGCTGGACGCCTTGCATGATCTGCTTGAGCAAGCGGTGTTGCAGGGGGATATTCCGCCGCAGAACACGCGATTAACCGCTGTGTTGATCATTGGTGCATTCAGCCAGCTTGCAATCTCAACGATGCAAGGAGAGCTGAAGGAACCGTTGTCGCCGCTGGCACCTGAAGTGACGGCGCATCTATTGGCATTAACAGGTTTGGGAAAAGGTCGGGAGTGA
- a CDS encoding MFS transporter, with the protein MGSTSFRQLTGNARGCLVYEPLFLIPYSMFTTYTSIYMYQLGVTETGIGWITSIGLLVQVLSSFLSGYLTDRLGRKKALLYFDVLSWTVATLLWAISQNFWFFVIAAVINGFQKVPHTAFYCLLVEDTAPKERTYVFTLLQLISVVGGLFAPIGGLLVYHFTLVPGVRIMFVLACILMTIQFIGRHYATRETDIGYRKMKETKAMSLREGMSDYALVMKSMLGNPLLLMIFGVYILFNFQMTVKTTYVSIFMVEYLHLGSGLISVFPAFSSVIMLIFMRWIMPRIGEQHVHRTMVWGFVISVLSNVILVFAPQGDLLVLSLSTVIAAIGTMMTYPYLETAVANAIDDENRAKIFALLQVLILIVISPSGIIGGWAYGIDPRIPFLLVAGAFVISIPLMMLYGKKAKAAPVEAGVKLGHGD; encoded by the coding sequence ATGGGTTCAACTTCGTTTCGGCAATTGACTGGCAATGCGCGGGGCTGTCTCGTCTATGAGCCGCTGTTTCTCATCCCTTACAGCATGTTCACGACGTACACCTCCATCTACATGTACCAACTTGGGGTAACCGAGACGGGAATCGGCTGGATTACCTCCATCGGTTTGCTTGTGCAGGTGCTTTCTTCGTTTCTCAGCGGGTATTTAACAGACCGTTTAGGCAGAAAAAAGGCGCTGCTATACTTCGACGTACTAAGCTGGACCGTGGCCACGCTGCTCTGGGCCATTTCACAGAACTTCTGGTTTTTTGTGATCGCGGCCGTGATCAACGGCTTTCAGAAGGTGCCGCATACCGCCTTTTACTGTCTGCTGGTGGAGGATACCGCACCGAAGGAGCGAACCTATGTCTTTACGCTGCTGCAGCTGATTAGCGTCGTGGGCGGCTTGTTTGCACCGATCGGCGGACTGCTGGTGTATCATTTCACGCTTGTGCCCGGGGTGCGCATCATGTTCGTGCTGGCCTGTATCCTGATGACAATCCAGTTCATTGGGCGCCATTATGCGACAAGGGAGACGGATATCGGATACCGCAAGATGAAGGAAACGAAGGCGATGAGCCTGCGGGAAGGGATGTCCGACTATGCCTTGGTGATGAAGAGCATGCTCGGAAATCCGCTGCTGCTCATGATCTTCGGCGTTTATATATTGTTCAATTTTCAGATGACGGTGAAGACGACCTACGTCTCCATCTTCATGGTGGAATATTTGCATTTGGGCAGCGGCCTGATCTCGGTTTTTCCGGCATTCTCCTCTGTCATTATGCTAATATTCATGCGGTGGATCATGCCCCGAATCGGGGAGCAGCATGTGCACCGGACGATGGTATGGGGATTCGTAATATCGGTATTGTCCAATGTCATACTGGTGTTTGCGCCGCAAGGGGATCTGCTGGTGCTGAGTTTGAGCACTGTCATTGCCGCCATCGGTACGATGATGACATATCCGTATCTGGAGACGGCGGTGGCCAATGCGATAGACGATGAGAACCGCGCCAAAATATTCGCGCTGCTCCAGGTGCTCATCCTTATTGTCATTTCGCCTTCCGGCATCATTGGCGGCTGGGCATATGGCATCGACCCGAGAATTCCGTTCTTGCTTGTTGCCGGCGCATTTGTGATCAGCATCCCGCTTATGATGCTGTACGGCAAAAAGGCAAAGGCAGCCCCCGTTGAAGCCGGAGTTAAGCTTGGGCATGGAGATTGA